Below is a genomic region from Helianthus annuus cultivar XRQ/B chromosome 2, HanXRQr2.0-SUNRISE, whole genome shotgun sequence.
ttactaaaacgcgTCAACAATTGTTCTAACAACGGGTTTATCGAgaaatcaatgatcaaacaacatGCATGCTTATAGCAACATAATCCAACCAGATTTTATCATTATATAAGTTCATGTTTAGGTTCCTTGTTCATTTTCTCTTTGTGTTCTTATTTTAAACTTCAAACAACAATGTTTCGAACAATCAACGTAGAAGTGATTCAAGAGTTAAATCgaagacttacaactagcacaaaggctagggatgaactttGTGAACAAGAAATGATGATAAAAATGGCGTGAGAATGCAAGGGGTGATGTTTCTTCAAGATCCCAAGTTCCAAGCTTCACAAGGTTCCTTCTATCACTTGATTTGGACTTGAAAATGGATCAAAGGAGTGAAAGTTGAAGTGGTGAGGGTGGTGGCGGATGTAGgcagccgagagggagagagagagagtgagtttGAGTGTGGTGAATTGTTCTTGTGAAGGTGATGATGATATAAGATGCATTGGAACTCACTGAGCCACCCTATGTAATCCTAGAGAAATGATTACTTAGATTTTTGGCCAACCACAATtaagaaagtaaaaaaaaaatagagtaaacttccattttgctccctgtggtttggtcactttaacggttttgctccaaacctttaaaaatagccattttgctccctgatgttttggtttttttgccagtttgctccccgcctctaactccatccaaattgtttgtgtttccattttgctcccccgCAGGGaacaaactggcaacaaaaccaaaacatcagggagtaaaacgactatttttaaaggtttggggcaaaaacgttaaagtgaccaaaccacagggagcaaaacggaagtttactcaaaaaaaataaaatccaaagaatatattgtgatgatgatgaccGAGATTTgctgggggggggggtaatttgTAAAATCTGATAATTAATGggtaaataattaggaggttaagggtattttctaaAGTAGTAAGTGTATGACATATTTCTATAGTGTGTTGGGATTTTTGGAACCATTattagttaaaaataataatataatgttTCTGACAAAAATTTGGTgccccgggtaatgtccggttgtttggttaagtaccgttccgttaaagtgttaaattgtaccgtatcgtgtcttttatgcatctttttgtaacgaaattaattccaacacttaggaaagcgttcaggaccatttagtcaattttctgaaTTATACGAGTATGTTAAAAGCTGAATCGTTGTTGAAATTGCAGAATTCCgtacttaaaatgagttttaggcactttccggcactcaaactatcacctagtgacacagtcttatggtcctcacttccctacacccatactagtgtagtactttgtccctggctcatactggcctcaatatagtgtctgtctatgtgctggcattgtcagcatgtgtctgtgTTATCCGCTctctgtgctaactgtgctttgtgcatcaagtttgtcactaaaggttgtgtgtaataaatggagtgacaatataatgtgatgcatatgtatgtatgtatgtaacagaaatcagaaagcagtttaatcaatAGTTGTAGTCAAGCagagtcattaagcacaaattcaatgttaattaattgtacggacgCATGCAAATTTGATGGTTGTCACACTTATGTCCAATATGTGGCAAGGTTTGTTAAAACATAGTTATATACCCTtctatcacatccccacacttcaCATTTTCTTGCTACCAAGCAAAGCTTTCTCACAACTATCCCACTAAAATTAGCAGAGTCACGCTTCACAAATCAGTACCAATTCTCAAttaaggtcccaagtcatacccaaCTCAAACACACACACCTAGTTAGATATGGCATTTAAAAACCAAACATCTAGCCGAACTTTACAGGCCTTCAAGCTTTCCTCATGCATGCAATTCCACACTCTCACAATATACCTAAACCGCAAATGAATTATAAGGACTCTATTGGGTTTTATTTGTGGTTTTGGGTTAAGGTCGATTATGGAAAAAATGGCTAAAAAACTGATGAAAATTCATATTAGGCAAGGCTACATTCTTTGAGGTCTATTAATAATCATTATTATGATCTCAATGTTAGATATATATAATTGATTTCTCATTATCGGCTATTGTGGGGCAAACATTGGCCCATCTTTTAATTAGACCGCTAATTTGGAGCACACTAACATTGGCTCTCTATTGCTCTTCTCGACTTTTCTAACAATGTGCCTTTTCGACCCATATTTTCATATGGTAGAAAACGTCCATGTTAGTTTATCAAAGCACGAGACATTGCTCTTTTGCTAGCTATTTCAACAATTGAGCTCCTAATAACTTATCCAACCCGgatttcatcaaaaataaaaagagtaaagTAGAAATGGCTCCTAATTTAGTTATAGGATAATTGGTTTATGACTTTTTAATATATTGATTTTTCAATATAAGCACAAGGTATTTTTCTTTGAGATCTATATATTTGGCTTAAATGATAGGATCTAAAAACAAAAAGGTTAAAAAATCGCTGGTTATAAGTTTTAGCACGAAGTCACTTAATTATCTTACTTAAAAAACTAAATGGTTATAAGTTAATAGTTTCTAACTTATTTCTAAAATATGAAAGTATGCATCCCTACAACTAGAGGTGTTCAAGAAATCCGGATCCAAGACCGAAtccaaaatatccgaaaatccgtaTCTGAAATATCTAAAATTTTAGATATCCGAAAGTTTGGATAATCCGAATTTTTGGATTCGGGTATGGATTTCTGAAAATTTTGGATAATTggattatccgatatccgaaaacaaaaaaaatagtaaatctatctatctatactttctataaaaggagaaatccaagtgacataagaaaagctgatgtgtcagctagAGAGCATATCCAataaggcttttcttatgtcatttttACATCATAAACCttaatattaaaagactttaaaattcaaaggtGGCCCACATTCACCTTTTCAAATGCCTGCCATCAAACGACTGCCATCAATAAGCCTCTGATGAATAAACCACTGATGAAGATGAATAAACCACATTCACCTTTTCAAAGGGCAAACCACTGATATATAAACCTCTGATGAATAAACCTCTGacgattcaaaattcaaaattcaaaattcaaaacctCTGAAGATTCAAAATCCTGGCTCCATAATctaaattcaaaattcaaatcataGTATAAAAACTTCTTTATAATTTCTCAAAgcttcaaaattcaaaaacccatttcaatttctctctctactctctcacCATTCTTCACTTTCAGAAGACGAAGAAGAAGATGCTATTGTCTGTAAGGTCGTTTCTGTGAAGCCAGAAGTCGAAGAAGGTCTTAATATCGCCTATGATGTTACTCTGGTTTTCTTTTTAAATATCTATTAACTTAGTGATTCAGTAATTTTAATTATTTGTGTTGTTGTGTCCTTTTATTATACAAATCTTGGATTGGATGATAAAAACATATACCTATTTCAATGGCGCCATTGCTGTAAGAACTGCTCATCCTCAACCCCTAATTCTCCCTCACTATCCACAAAGGTAACTTCTTCCTCACTTATCGCTTATCTCCTTCGTATGTATCTATTTcaatttcaaaccctaattcttcaAATATCATGTTTACTGTATCAATCAGAGTTCAATCAATGGAGGCTCAGGTATCGCCGGTTTGTTCGATTACAAACAAGTGAAATCTGAGGATGAATCGTAATCATCCAATTACATTGCAACCTCTCTTCTTCAATCCAGGTAATCATCCAATTACATTGCGATCGGTTCTTCCTGCGATTTACTTCATTGTGATGTACTTTGTTATGTTTTTGCCTTTAGTTTTGTTATATGATGAAATGTATAAATGTTTATTGGATAATGATAAATAATTAGAGATGAGATGTGGGATTTATTGTCAGTTTTTGGATAAGGAAGTCCAGATACTAAAGTTTTCTTAAAGATAAATGTGTTTTAGTCTACTCTAACCATCAGTAGTGTCTTTATGTCAAGTATTTTGATTCAAAGATCATTTGAAGCGTATTTTCTTAAAGCGTATACACTTGCAGATGCATCTCTGGAACCTGATTCTTCTTCCGTTGTTATTTAACTTCTTATTGATGCTCTTAAATGCCCTTCAGATGGGTTTCGAAAAGGAAAAGTAAGTAACTTGTAGACACATACATTAAAAATAAACTTCTGAATctttttgtatagtgaaaataaactTGAGTTAACTGCCATTCTCTTAAAGACGACAGAAAAGCTGCATACCATAAAATGACAAAACTGATTGAAAAAGCATAAAATAATGCATCCGCTCATGAAAAACGTTCTGAATATTGCGATCGCGATAACGCTGTTAACGATTTATATATGGCAACTCAGTTGGATCCACTCAGGACTTACCCTTATAGATATAGAGCTGCAGGTACTTTTCATTATTTCATAATTCAAATTTAATTATTTAGATATGTTTAACGTTTTAGAGTAATAACTTTATTATTCTATTCCACCAGTGTTGATGGATGAACAAAAGGAAACTGAAGCTGTCGAAGAGCTTACAAAAGCCATAGCGTTTAAACCCGAGCTACAAATGCTGCATCTTCGAGCAGCGTTTTATGAGTCAATGAGTGATTACGACTTAGCATTAAGAGATTGTGAAGCGGCACTCTGTTTAGATCCTAATCACAAAGAGACACTCGAGCTTTATAACCGAACACTAAAAGAATCTGCCGAGTTCTATACATGAGGTTGTTGTGCAGCTATTGAGGGCATAAAAAGACGTTTACGCCCTCCATTGGTTCAATCACACGACTGCAGATTCGCGCCCAAATGTATAAAAAACCTAAAATGTTATGAGGGCAGCTCCGAGGATAATGAGATGCCCTAAGATAAGTTTTGAACACTCAAATTACTCAAGTAAATGTATATAAAACGAGGCCAACGATTCAATTAGGGTTAACAAAACCTCTACTGCTATTAAGTTATTGACTGCAAGTAATTTTTATCGACTTTTTATCGATTAACTTCTTCCATTAATTTCACTTCTAATTTGTGAGTTTTTGTTCTAGTTATTTTTATCGACTGCAAGTAATTTTTATCGACTTTTTATCGACTCACATATGAATGTGAGTTTTTTTATTATTACAGGCAAAAAGAGCTGAGAGGTTTGAGTCCGACGAGACGGTGGTGAGTTGttttgttttagttatttttgTTGAATTTGTTGTGGAGTTTGAAGTTAATCGAGTGTTTGTGATTTGTATCATGTGCGTGAAACTGAAGAGTCAATAAACTGTATGGATGTTAACTGTCACTTATTTAAGTTAGTCAAAATGAAAAGAGGAGTGATGATGCATCCACTGGAGTTAATTTTGACCCGTACATAGATATCACATGTATaaacttgaaaccattttagGGGTGTTCGACTGGTGGTGAATGAGGAGCTGGTCTAATCAGGATCCTATCATGAACTCGCTTCTTGAAAACATGTTATAGATCTTAGGTACTATGCAGTTAATATTGGTGAACTAGCTGCAGAATAGATATTAACTGAAGAGTCAATAAACTGTATGGATGTTAACTGTCACTTTTATTGAGATACAAGGTacattgtaattttttttatgagTAATATAATCTTTTTCTTTATGAATAGTTGTGCCCCTCACTATGTGGTGCCCCTAATTTTGTGAGTTTGTTTCAACTTCATTTTTGTAAGACGTTCTTCATGAAGAGAGATAATTGGATTGTTAATTTCCTCTGTGCTCTGTGCTCTTGAGAATTAGTTCAAGAATCTTCATATATTTATACTGCAGTCACAAATCTTCTTACTATTGTTATTCGTAATAATATTCATGTTAATAGCAGAAAGCAAGAGCTAAAAGTTAGTTTGTTAAATTCTCATTGCAGTACAAGCAATTTAATAAGATTCTATGTTTAATTGCGGTCCAGAAGTGCATACTATGGTGTAGACTTGGTTTATTTTTTTAGCCGACTGATTAAGTACGTGAAACGAGCCCTACCTCTTAAAATAACTTAACAACTCGAGCACATTAATGACTGTCGAATGCGACTCTGGAAGTGCAGTTTGGGAGCAGTTGACCGTGCGCACAAAATTTACGTCTATGCATCTTGGCTGGCAACCCGCGATGGCAAGGTATTCTTCAACTTCTTAACAAAGATGATCAGATTTGTCACAAATCAGGGGTGGGTATCATTTTTCAATCATAAAACCATTAAAGAAAATAGATTACTATTGAAATAATTTTCAAAGTGTATTTTTTTAGGTGAGCACAGATTCACTAAAAAGGATTCAATGAGAATGGTGGGTGATTTCAAATTTAAGCATAATGTCAGAAAGCTTGTCATGGGAGCAACTGTAGATAGTCATTATTCAATGCCAGTATTACATCTGtatttttcttgatttttgatCTGATACATCTGCTGTTAATTTTGTAGCAGATTCAGCAAACCATTTGTGAGCAACCACATCACTTTATCTGTAATTCTATACTGATTTTACTTTAAATTTTTGTTGATGAACAGGTTTTTGTTCGGATTTAACTGTTGCTAAGCTGTTTCTGCTACAAATTATTCGACTAACAGAGTAAGCACATCTCGATCTTATCTACTTAGTTAAGTACTAATTTATTTCGAAATGCATGTATAGTCTTCTATTTTTAAACCACTGTTTTTAAAACCTCTGCTTGGCTAAAAATCCTTCCACTGCTGAAAGGAATCCTCTGTTCTCATAACCTCTGTTTATCCTAACCATTGTTGTCTAACAACAGTGGTTAGGATAAACAAAGGTTATGAGAACAGAGGATACCTTTCAGCAGACAACAGTGGTTAGGATAAACAGAGGTTATGAGAACAGAGGatacctttcagcagtggatGGATTTTTAGCCCAACAGAGGTTTTAAAAATAGTGGTTTAAAAACAGAGGTTGCTGCTAATTGAATTATAATCGTATTGTTTCAAGATATGCGTTAGTCGAGTGTTTAGTTTATAGAAAATCATCAAGTTTTAAGTTTCAAATGGTCTAAGATTAGGATAGAATAGGAATTGGATAGTAAAATTGAAACTTATGATATCAAATGATCATTTAGTTTATTGTTGCATATTTGGGTATTCTAATTTGGATGGATGTCAACCTTTTCTTTTCCAGAATCATGTAGATTTTGCACAGGAAGTGGTAATGT
It encodes:
- the LOC110907485 gene encoding ETO1-like protein 2, coding for MATQLDPLRTYPYRYRAAVLMDEQKETEAVEELTKAIAFKPELQMLHLRAAFYESMSDYDLALRDCEAALCLDPNHKETLELYNRTLKESAEFYT